A window of Christiangramia forsetii KT0803 contains these coding sequences:
- a CDS encoding FAD-binding and (Fe-S)-binding domain-containing protein: protein MELKQALYHLSKEISGELHYDDLWKSIYATDASVYREIPLAVCFPKNEKDLVKLIDFAKRYKTSLIPRTAGTSLAGQCTGDGIVVDVSKHFTGVIEVNPELKRVSVQPGVIRDDLNRRLERHGLFFGPNTSTSNRCMIGGMVGNNSSGTTSIKYGTTRDRLVSLKVILSDGSYAEFRDLTLSEYQEKLKLDNLEGEIYRLLHEKLNDKTNQEEILKNFPPVGLHRRNTGYAIDELLASEVFTESPRNFNFCKLIAGSEGTLAFITEITLQLDELPPKYTAMVAAHYPSIDSCMQAVVPAMQHSLFTCEMMDKVILDCTKESLKYRDNRFFIEGDPKGILMLELRNDSEDELQRQVDALLETLKNSGLGYAFPVLYGEQIDLALELRKAGLGLLANLKGDKKAVACIEDTAVALPVLADYISDFSKIMKSYDQQAVYYAHAGAGEIHLRPILNLKKSEDVKLFRSITKDVAELVKKYNGSLSGEHGDGRVRAEFIELMFGEKVYKLLKEVKYAFDPNNIFNPGKIVDAPAMDVSLRYTPDRTEPEIETIMDFSEAGGVLRLAEQCNGSGDCRKSVEAGGTMCPSYRATKDEKDTTRARANALREFLTNSDKKNRFDHPELKEVLDLCISCKGCKSECPSNVDMGALKAEFQHQYNQAHKPSFRDRAFANITQQNERASKFPVISRFIMSNSLTSGIAKSFLSVAPERTLPIVAKQTLKKYYLKHKAKFQNENSVKTVYLFNDEFTNYLDAEVGIDALNLLADLGYEVLIIDHPESGRSQISKGFLDKAKELANKNVSIFKDLISDETPLIGVEPSAILSFRDEYLRLADDKDSAVKLAKNSFIIEEFLKQEIAMGNIRQDQFTDDSATIKIHGHCHQKALSNVSKTFDILNLPKNYKVTIIPSGCCGMAGSFGYEKEHYEISMKIGENSLFPAIRKSEESVIISANGTSCRHQIKDGTNRMALHPATILRNALKKI from the coding sequence ATGGAATTGAAGCAAGCCCTATACCACCTATCTAAGGAAATATCTGGAGAACTACATTACGACGATCTATGGAAAAGTATTTATGCTACCGATGCCTCTGTTTATCGCGAAATACCTCTCGCAGTGTGTTTTCCCAAAAATGAAAAAGACCTTGTAAAACTGATTGATTTTGCTAAAAGATATAAGACTTCACTTATTCCAAGAACGGCAGGGACTTCTCTTGCAGGGCAATGTACGGGGGATGGAATTGTGGTTGATGTATCTAAACATTTTACAGGTGTTATTGAGGTAAATCCAGAACTTAAACGAGTAAGTGTACAGCCCGGAGTGATTAGAGATGATTTAAATAGACGATTGGAAAGACATGGTCTCTTCTTTGGTCCGAATACCTCCACATCTAATCGTTGTATGATTGGAGGGATGGTTGGTAATAATTCAAGTGGTACTACTTCCATAAAATATGGAACCACCAGAGACCGGTTAGTTTCACTTAAAGTTATATTAAGCGATGGTTCCTATGCAGAATTTAGAGATCTCACGCTATCAGAATATCAGGAGAAATTAAAACTTGATAACCTTGAAGGTGAAATATATCGTCTTCTCCATGAGAAGTTAAATGATAAAACAAATCAGGAAGAAATTTTAAAGAATTTTCCGCCTGTGGGACTTCATAGAAGAAATACTGGTTATGCCATTGATGAATTACTGGCTTCAGAAGTTTTTACCGAATCCCCCAGGAACTTTAACTTTTGTAAACTAATTGCAGGAAGTGAGGGGACTCTTGCCTTTATTACCGAAATCACTTTACAGCTTGATGAGTTACCTCCAAAGTATACCGCGATGGTTGCCGCGCATTATCCTAGTATAGATTCTTGTATGCAGGCTGTAGTCCCGGCAATGCAACATTCACTTTTTACTTGTGAAATGATGGATAAGGTAATCTTAGATTGCACCAAAGAAAGCTTAAAATACCGGGATAATAGGTTTTTTATAGAAGGAGATCCAAAAGGAATTTTAATGCTGGAGTTAAGAAATGATTCCGAAGATGAATTACAGCGTCAGGTTGATGCTCTACTGGAAACTTTGAAAAACTCTGGATTAGGCTATGCTTTTCCGGTTTTATATGGAGAACAGATAGATCTTGCTTTAGAACTTCGGAAGGCGGGACTCGGCTTGCTGGCTAATTTAAAAGGAGATAAAAAAGCAGTTGCTTGTATCGAAGATACTGCAGTTGCTTTGCCTGTTTTAGCCGATTATATTTCAGATTTTAGTAAGATTATGAAATCCTACGATCAGCAGGCCGTTTATTATGCGCATGCGGGTGCGGGAGAGATCCATTTAAGACCTATTCTGAATTTAAAGAAATCTGAAGACGTAAAACTATTCAGAAGTATTACAAAGGACGTAGCAGAGCTGGTTAAAAAATATAATGGATCACTAAGCGGAGAACATGGAGACGGCCGTGTGAGAGCAGAATTCATTGAATTGATGTTTGGAGAAAAAGTCTATAAGCTTTTGAAGGAGGTTAAATATGCTTTTGATCCGAATAATATTTTCAACCCTGGTAAGATAGTAGATGCTCCGGCAATGGATGTCTCGTTAAGATATACACCAGATAGAACTGAACCGGAAATAGAAACCATTATGGATTTTTCTGAAGCCGGTGGAGTTCTCAGGCTTGCAGAACAGTGTAATGGGAGTGGAGATTGTCGAAAATCTGTGGAAGCAGGTGGTACTATGTGTCCTAGTTATAGAGCAACCAAAGATGAAAAAGATACTACAAGAGCGAGAGCGAACGCATTGCGTGAATTTTTAACAAATTCAGATAAAAAAAATAGATTTGATCACCCTGAACTTAAGGAAGTACTGGATCTTTGTATAAGTTGTAAAGGCTGCAAGAGTGAATGTCCGTCTAATGTGGATATGGGCGCTCTGAAAGCTGAATTTCAGCATCAGTATAATCAGGCACACAAACCGAGCTTTAGAGACAGGGCTTTTGCCAATATTACACAACAAAATGAAAGAGCTTCTAAGTTCCCGGTAATTTCCAGGTTTATTATGTCGAATAGTCTTACTTCAGGCATTGCTAAGAGCTTTCTTAGTGTGGCACCGGAAAGGACGTTGCCTATTGTGGCGAAGCAAACCCTGAAAAAATATTATTTAAAGCACAAGGCTAAATTCCAGAATGAGAATTCAGTTAAAACGGTTTATCTTTTTAATGATGAGTTCACGAACTATCTGGATGCAGAGGTTGGGATAGATGCCTTGAATCTACTTGCAGATTTAGGATACGAAGTTTTAATTATTGATCATCCTGAAAGTGGTAGAAGTCAGATATCAAAAGGCTTTCTTGATAAAGCTAAAGAACTGGCTAACAAAAATGTTTCAATTTTTAAAGATCTAATTTCAGATGAGACGCCTTTAATTGGAGTCGAGCCATCTGCGATATTAAGCTTTAGAGATGAGTATTTAAGGCTTGCAGATGATAAAGATTCAGCGGTAAAACTGGCAAAAAATTCCTTTATTATTGAAGAGTTTTTAAAGCAAGAGATCGCTATGGGAAATATAAGGCAGGATCAATTTACTGATGATTCCGCAACTATTAAAATTCACGGCCACTGTCATCAAAAAGCATTATCCAATGTTTCAAAGACTTTTGATATACTGAATCTCCCTAAAAATTATAAAGTGACTATCATTCCCTCAGGTTGCTGTGGGATGGCGGGTTCTTTTGGATATGAAAAAGAGCATTATGAGATAAGTATGAAAATTGGTGAAAATTCATTATTCCCGGCTATACGTAAAAGTGAAGAATCTGTGATTATTTCGGCAAATGGAACCAGTTGCAGGCATCAGATTAAAGATGGTACAAATAGAATGGCTCTTCATCCTGCGACCATATTAAGAAATGCCCTTAAAAAAATATAA
- the bshA gene encoding N-acetyl-alpha-D-glucosaminyl L-malate synthase BshA — protein MKIAIVCYPTFGGSGVVATELGLALSRRGHEVHFVTYKQPVRLETISSHIRFHEVNVPEYPLFHYQPYELALSSKLVNVVKNYGIELLHVHYAIPHAYAGYMAKKMLEEEGISIPMVTTLHGTDITLVGNHPFYKPAVTFSINNSDVVTSVSKSLKEDTLKFFEIRRNIEVIPNFIDVSKFAQKSFTDCQRELMAHDDEKIITHVSNFRKVKRIEDVVKIFFEVQKKVKARLMMVGEGPERAAAEQLVRELNISDRVLFLGQSNEIDKILCFSDLFLLPSETESFGLAALEAMVQSVPVISSNTGGLPEVNINNFSGFLHEVGDVEGMSKSAISILGDSTKLTKFKQQAREAAERFDINQIVPRYEELYEKALIKA, from the coding sequence ATGAAAATTGCCATTGTTTGTTATCCTACCTTTGGGGGTAGTGGAGTTGTAGCTACCGAATTGGGTCTGGCTCTTTCCCGAAGAGGTCATGAAGTTCATTTTGTAACGTACAAACAACCGGTAAGACTCGAAACAATTTCCAGTCATATAAGATTTCATGAGGTTAACGTTCCAGAATATCCACTATTTCATTATCAGCCCTATGAACTTGCTCTAAGTAGTAAATTGGTTAATGTTGTTAAGAATTACGGAATTGAACTTCTACATGTACATTACGCAATTCCCCATGCCTATGCAGGATATATGGCGAAAAAAATGTTGGAAGAAGAAGGAATAAGCATTCCTATGGTTACCACCTTGCACGGAACAGATATTACCCTGGTGGGAAATCATCCCTTTTATAAGCCTGCGGTTACATTTAGCATTAATAATAGCGATGTTGTGACTTCGGTATCAAAAAGCCTTAAAGAAGACACATTAAAGTTTTTCGAGATACGCAGGAATATTGAAGTGATCCCTAATTTTATTGATGTTTCAAAATTTGCGCAGAAATCGTTTACAGACTGCCAGAGAGAGTTAATGGCGCATGATGATGAGAAGATCATTACTCATGTTAGTAACTTTAGAAAGGTGAAGCGTATAGAAGACGTGGTGAAGATCTTTTTTGAGGTTCAGAAAAAAGTAAAAGCCAGATTAATGATGGTTGGAGAAGGTCCTGAAAGAGCAGCTGCAGAGCAATTAGTAAGAGAATTAAATATTAGTGATAGGGTTCTTTTTCTTGGTCAGAGTAATGAAATAGATAAAATTCTATGTTTCTCAGACCTCTTTTTACTGCCATCAGAAACCGAAAGTTTTGGATTGGCAGCTCTTGAAGCAATGGTTCAATCTGTACCTGTAATATCTTCAAACACAGGAGGTTTGCCAGAAGTTAATATTAATAATTTTTCAGGATTCTTACACGAGGTTGGAGATGTGGAAGGAATGTCTAAAAGCGCAATTTCCATACTTGGTGACAGCACTAAGTTGACCAAATTTAAGCAACAGGCCAGGGAAGCCGCTGAAAGATTTGATATAAATCAAATTGTTCCTAGGTATGAGGAATTATATGAGAAAGCTTTGATAAAGGCATAA